Proteins encoded within one genomic window of Nomia melanderi isolate GNS246 chromosome 8, iyNomMela1, whole genome shotgun sequence:
- the LOC116423912 gene encoding uncharacterized protein LOC116423912 isoform X1, whose protein sequence is MLRHTRDEDTWRHVHLNETLLQLRSLLRRMTMNRLDNYTDLIRTFNITDEDIKYVIDYFDNDNQTAQKTASEPTGCYCNGTVRNLAVGYRNYHGYVALMVCVFGTLANMLNIVVLTRKNMVTAPINKILTGLATADMLVMLEYIPFAIYKYIVLPKRQVFPYGWAVFVLFHMHFTHILHTISIAITLTLAIWRYIAIRFPQNNSCCTPTRCKLALWSSFLASFVVCAPSYFVFGEEDAERERDRGDRVHRRHGLHAAQGLPVPAELLGARGGHEAPALRHSHGYQLLADKSSLQSEGQEAGVEELQPVQGQLSHGQRADLAEAQQVGPPSGQDHQHAGSRVAPVPGHGDPPGRPEPPVRRPGRLLLPHLLSQLRRADGHPGAAERRHQLHPLLLHVQAVPHDLRPAVQAQDHEEVAARHAADGRAEHLRMMPAEGSRDHASLEARRRDAEWKLEIEETLS, encoded by the exons ATGCTGCGACACACGCGCGACGAGGACACCTGGCGCCACGTGCATCTGAACGAAACCCTGCTGCAACTGAGGTCCCTGCTGCGCCGCATGACCATGAATCGGCTGGACAATTACACCGACCTGATCCGGACGTTCAACATCACCGACGAGGACATCAAGTACGTGATCGACTACTTCGACAACGACAACCAGACGGCGCAGAAAACTGCCAGCGAGCCGACCGGCTGCTACTGCAACGGCACCGTCAGGAACCTGGCCGTCGGCTACCGGAACTACCACGGCTACGTCGCGCTGATGGTCTGCGTCTTCGGCACCCTGGCTAATATGCTGAACATCGTCGTGCTCACCAGGAAGAATATGGTCACCGCGCCTATCAACAAGATACTGACCGGCCTGGCGACCGCTGACATGCTGGTGATGTTGGAGTACATACCGTTCGCCATTTACAAGTACATCGTGCTGCCCAAGAGACAGGTCTTCCCCTACGGATGGGCCGTCTTCGTGCTCTTCCACATGCACTTCACGCACATACTGCACACCATCAGCATCGCCATCACGCTCACTCTGGCGATTTGGAGGTACATCGCGATTAG ATTCCCGCAGAACAACTCGTGCTGCACGCCGACACGCTGCAAGCTGGCGCTCTGGAGCAGCTTCCTGGCCTCGTTCGTCGTCTGCGCCCCTAGCTACTTCGTGTTCGGC GAAGAAGACGCTGAACGAGAACGGGACCGTGGAGATCGCGTACATCGTCGACACGGACTACACGCAGCACAAGGACTTCCTGTACCAGCTGAACTTCTGGGTGCTCGGGGTGGTCATGAAGCTCCTGCCCTGCGTCATTCTCACGGTTATCAGCTGCTGGCTGATAAAAGCTCTTTACAG AGCGAAGGGCAGGAAGCAGGTGTTGAAGAGCTACAACCAGTGCAAGGGCAGCTTAGCCATGGGCAACGGGCAGATCTCGCGGAAGCCCAGCAAGTCGGACCGCCGAGCGGACAGGACCACCAACATGCTGGTAGCCGTGTTGCTCCTGTTCCTGGTCACGGAGATCCCCCCGGGCGTCCTGAGCCTCCTGTCCGGCGTCCTGGGCGACTGCTTCTTCCGCACCTGCTATCACAACTTCGGCGAGCTGATGGACATCCTGGCGCTGCTGAACGGCGCCATCAACTTCATCCTCTACTGCTCCATGTCCAGGCAGTTCCGCACGACCTTCGGCCAGCTGTTCAAGCCCAGGATCATGAAGAAGTGGCAGCCCGCCACGCAGCAGACGGACGTGCAGAGCACCTACGTATGATGCCGGCTGAAGGGTCTAGAGACCACGCGTCTCTAGAGGCTAGGCGTCGCGACGCCGAGTGGAAACTGGAAATCGAGGAGACACTTTCATAA
- the LOC116423912 gene encoding G-protein coupled receptor dmsr-1 isoform X2 produces MLRHTRDEDTWRHVHLNETLLQLRSLLRRMTMNRLDNYTDLIRTFNITDEDIKYVIDYFDNDNQTAQKTASEPTGCYCNGTVRNLAVGYRNYHGYVALMVCVFGTLANMLNIVVLTRKNMVTAPINKILTGLATADMLVMLEYIPFAIYKYIVLPKRQVFPYGWAVFVLFHMHFTHILHTISIAITLTLAIWRYIAIRFPQNNSCCTPTRCKLALWSSFLASFVVCAPSYFVFGIRKKTLNENGTVEIAYIVDTDYTQHKDFLYQLNFWVLGVVMKLLPCVILTVISCWLIKALYRAKGRKQVLKSYNQCKGSLAMGNGQISRKPSKSDRRADRTTNMLVAVLLLFLVTEIPPGVLSLLSGVLGDCFFRTCYHNFGELMDILALLNGAINFILYCSMSRQFRTTFGQLFKPRIMKKWQPATQQTDVQSTYV; encoded by the exons ATGCTGCGACACACGCGCGACGAGGACACCTGGCGCCACGTGCATCTGAACGAAACCCTGCTGCAACTGAGGTCCCTGCTGCGCCGCATGACCATGAATCGGCTGGACAATTACACCGACCTGATCCGGACGTTCAACATCACCGACGAGGACATCAAGTACGTGATCGACTACTTCGACAACGACAACCAGACGGCGCAGAAAACTGCCAGCGAGCCGACCGGCTGCTACTGCAACGGCACCGTCAGGAACCTGGCCGTCGGCTACCGGAACTACCACGGCTACGTCGCGCTGATGGTCTGCGTCTTCGGCACCCTGGCTAATATGCTGAACATCGTCGTGCTCACCAGGAAGAATATGGTCACCGCGCCTATCAACAAGATACTGACCGGCCTGGCGACCGCTGACATGCTGGTGATGTTGGAGTACATACCGTTCGCCATTTACAAGTACATCGTGCTGCCCAAGAGACAGGTCTTCCCCTACGGATGGGCCGTCTTCGTGCTCTTCCACATGCACTTCACGCACATACTGCACACCATCAGCATCGCCATCACGCTCACTCTGGCGATTTGGAGGTACATCGCGATTAG ATTCCCGCAGAACAACTCGTGCTGCACGCCGACACGCTGCAAGCTGGCGCTCTGGAGCAGCTTCCTGGCCTCGTTCGTCGTCTGCGCCCCTAGCTACTTCGTGTTCGGC ATAAGGAAGAAGACGCTGAACGAGAACGGGACCGTGGAGATCGCGTACATCGTCGACACGGACTACACGCAGCACAAGGACTTCCTGTACCAGCTGAACTTCTGGGTGCTCGGGGTGGTCATGAAGCTCCTGCCCTGCGTCATTCTCACGGTTATCAGCTGCTGGCTGATAAAAGCTCTTTACAG AGCGAAGGGCAGGAAGCAGGTGTTGAAGAGCTACAACCAGTGCAAGGGCAGCTTAGCCATGGGCAACGGGCAGATCTCGCGGAAGCCCAGCAAGTCGGACCGCCGAGCGGACAGGACCACCAACATGCTGGTAGCCGTGTTGCTCCTGTTCCTGGTCACGGAGATCCCCCCGGGCGTCCTGAGCCTCCTGTCCGGCGTCCTGGGCGACTGCTTCTTCCGCACCTGCTATCACAACTTCGGCGAGCTGATGGACATCCTGGCGCTGCTGAACGGCGCCATCAACTTCATCCTCTACTGCTCCATGTCCAGGCAGTTCCGCACGACCTTCGGCCAGCTGTTCAAGCCCAGGATCATGAAGAAGTGGCAGCCCGCCACGCAGCAGACGGACGTGCAGAGCACCTACGTATGA